One Hypomesus transpacificus isolate Combined female chromosome 16, fHypTra1, whole genome shotgun sequence genomic window carries:
- the LOC124478790 gene encoding uncharacterized protein LOC124478790 isoform X1, producing the protein MSCRDPNDTLQPEETEFQQLVLQIGGKERINLVSDSFQTNDEDGAGIMHEFVQDMFFGQRTGHNVSYAEKNTNSQDHPLGIANEKNVLCDTDINIKTSPQENKTPLSTTPKDLELTGKPVGEEKTNKPLREDIEKSIRTSSINSCGLKRTIDSPIIIFIFSQEFLSISSNEICLKEILKDVRARTKRVSVRPALIGLIRSVVESEETRESMGFLEGALRSVFRKHAPEAIWVGIFIPKSEQRMMTIKKNACRVFHSSQTSDNRPTGNSGNRIHWQFQCLPWTGRGRHGGPDSTPSNRQQGDAGIAEEGIPLKTNVLSSGPYTGCGGAGKDTLQS; encoded by the exons ATGTCTTGTCGAGATCCAAATGATACACTGCAACCCGAAGAAACTGAATTCCAACAATTAGTTCTTCAAATTGGGGGTAAAGAAAGGATAAACTTGGTAAGTGATTCCTTTCAAACTAATGACGAGGATGGTGCTGGAATAATGCACGAGTTTGTCCAAGACATGTTTTTTGGACAGCGAACTGGACACAACGTGAGCTATGCCGAAAAGAACACGAACAGTCAGGATCATCCTTTAGGCATTGCAAACGAAAAAAACGTTTTGTGCGATACTGATATCAACATTAAGACTTCGCCTCAAGAAAATAAAACACCTCTGTCAACGACGCCAAAGGATTTGGAACTGACTGGCAAGCCTGTGGGGgaggaaaaaacaaacaagccaCTCCGTGAGGACATCGAAAAAAGCATTAGAACATCAAGTATAAACAGTTGCGGCCTAAAGCGAACAATAGACTCTCCTATCATAATATTTATTTTCAGCCAAGAGTTTTTAAGTATAAGTTCAAACGAAATCTGCCTAAAAGAAATTCTGAAGGACGTTAGGGCACGTACGAAACGTGTCAGTGTCCGCCCGGCCCTGATCGGGTTAATAAGATCAGTCGTGGAGAGTGAAGAGACGCGTGAATCTATGGGATTTCTTGAGGGCGCACTTCGTTCCGTGTTTCGGAAGCATGCACCTGAAGCAATCTGGGTCGGGATCTTCATTCCCAAATCGGAGCAGAGGATGATGACCATCAAGAAAAATGCTTGCAGAGTTTTTCATTCATCTCAAACTTCAG ATAATAGGCCTACTGGGAATAGTGGCAACAGGATTCACTGGCAATTTCAATGTTTGCCTTGGACTGGTAGAGGAAGACATGGAGGTCCAGACAGCACCCCAAGTAACAGGCAACAAG GTGACGCAGGAATTGCAGAGGAAGGAATCCCACTGAAGACCAATGTCCTTTCAAGTGGACCTTACACAGGCTGTGGGGGAGCAGGGAAGGACACTCTTCAGTCATGA